The DNA region AATCTCGTGGTTTAGTAAGAAGCAGAACTGTGTATctttatcaactgcagaagcagagtatattgTTGCTGGAAGTAGTTGCACAAAACTCATGTCCTGACATTGTATTGTGACAATCTCAGttcaatcaatatttccaagaatccaaTTCAGCACAGCAGGACCAAGCACGTTGACATAAGACATCATTTCATCAGGGaattagtggaggataaaattgtcactttggagcatgttacaactgagAAACAATTGGCTGACATATTTACAAAGCCCCTTGATGCAAGTACTTTTgataaattaagaggaaatcttgggattttCCTCTTTAAAGGAGCATAGCAATCAACGTTCCTAATGGTGTTAACGGCTGGTTTTACTTTTCTCATCATTAACtgtcgttgtgacatcagcagagagaagatTGCTTGTTTACCCAACTGCTATATAACTTCTCGAACGGGAAAATTGTCTCTACTCAACCGCTTATACTCCTTACTTCTGCAAGTTTCAACTTCTTTCATTCTCAATTACTCTTCAATTTTCTGTGTTCAAATTGTTGTTTCTCTCAAATCACCATGTTTGAAGCGTCAGGAAAGAAGGATTCTGTCAAGGCCAAAGTTGAAAGAACTCCACTAGGTGTGAAATGCATGGGTCTCAAGAGTGGATCTTCAGATTCAAAGAAGAGTTCTGTGAAGACGAAGACCAGGACTTCTGCAAGAAAGGTGTATCAATCTCATGTTTGCAATGAGGCTCCCTCAAATGTTCCTATTTTTGAGGAAGTCATAGATGAAGAGGAGCTTTCTGATGAAAACTCTCTCATTGGTCAAGATCAAGATGTTGTGCCCGATGCTTGGGCTTCTGTACCTGAAGATGTCCCTGTTCAAGAAATCTCTGGAAAGGAATCCATTGCTCGTGATGATAAAAGTGTACCCACTCAATCTCATggctcttcttctccttcaaaaGAGGATGAACTTGTGCATATATCAACTGACGATCCTCAGTCCAAGGAATCTAGCCAAGCTCCTGCCTCTGTTaagaacatctctgatgatgtctctgatgatgttcctttAACTGCTTCTCTgcctgatagtgttgctgccagGATCAAGAGAAAAAGGAGGGTTCCTGATGTTGAAGAATCTTCtgctccaaagaagaagacctAGTCCACTTCAACAACTTCCAAGTCTAAGCAAAAAGATGTGAAGGGAAAAGGTAAGCAACGGGGAGTTAAATCCAAGAGTGTCTGGGTCAGATGTTGAGGGGGATGTCGAGGACATCTTGCCTTCTGAGAAGAAGTATGCAGGAAAACGCATTCCTCAGAATGTCTCTGATGTTTCTATTGATAATGTGTCCTTTCATGCTGAAGGTAATGTCTAGAAGTGGAAGTATGTGTGTCAACGCATAATTGCCTAGGAAAGGGAAATTGGCTCTGATGTACTTGAGTGCAAGGAAGTGGTTGCACTTATTGAAAAGGCTGGACTGATGAAGACCATTCTCAAGGTGGGAAGGTGTTATGAAAAACTGGTGAGGGAATTTCTGGTGAATCTGTCTGTGGAAGTGGGACTTCCTGAAAGTGTTGAGTTTAGAAAAGTGTTTGTCAGGGCAAAATGTGTTGAATTCTCCCCTGATGTGATCAACAAAGCACTTGGTAGAAGTGTTGTTGAGTTTATTGATGAGGAACTGTCCTTGGATGTGGTTGCAAAGGAGATCACTGCTGGTCAAGACAAGAAGTGGCCCACCAAGAAGTTGCTGTCTACAGGAACACTAAGTGTGAAGTACGccatccttaacaggattggggctgtgaattgggttcctacccaACATACTTCTGGAGTTTCTACTGGTCTTGCCAGACTGATCTACAAAGTTGGCACTTCtactgattttgattttgggtcTTTTCTGTTTGAACAGACtctgaagcatgctgatacttgtgctgggAAGCTGCCCATCTCATTTCCATCTCTTCTTATAGAGGTCATTCTTCAACAGCATCCTGAGATTATCAAGGCTGATGAGGTGCCTTTGCCCAAGGGTGTTCCCATTACCCTGGATCAGCGattgtttatggagccacatgtcaTAGACATTGCTGTTCCATTTAGCATGACTTCTGCCCCTGCTTCTGTGAGTGACTCTGGCAATAAGGCCATTATTGCTGAACTAATGGATGTTTCTAAGGTTCTGCATGAGACTATTAGGATCAGTACTGCAAGGAAGCTAAAGGTTTATGTTTCCCTTCTCAAGcttcaagaggaagaaggtcaagagggtGAGCCAAGTGGTGCTGCTACTGCTCCTCAAGATGCCAGCGCTGAAGAAGAGGGAGAATCTGAAGAGAGTATAAAAGAAACTGAAGGAGACTCCAGTTCTGAAGATTAGTTTGTGTTTCTCGTTCTTTTCTTTTAGATGTAGTTTGTGcaccctttgccaaatttgtgttaaaaagggggagtagatCTGTGTAGTTGTGAAAactctttgttttgtttcttggtagctttggtctgtaataatttgaagacaagttcaagacagaGGCATGCAATTGACTGGTTGTTTAGCTATTGTATGTCTCTTGATGCATTTGGTGATTAGCTTTTGTTTAAGTTGCTTCAACTTTGTTGGTTTGCACTTGTTGGATAGTTAGTACGTTTCTGCTGCCATGTTCCTTGTTCCAACTGTGCTTTATGGAGTGTGTTGGTTGTTAAttggatgcatcatttgagggggagtctGCTACTAAGGGGGAGCTATGGTTCTCCTTGTTTACCTTCTCTGTTCattaagttgttttagacaaaatttgacaaagggagagattgttgttactttgttgtcttgtattttgtcaaaaacaaccggatatCGAAGctgatgtcgtggcatctgacttTTTAttgctaggacatcagtcctctgTTTGGAACGTTACTTTTGGGCCcttgttgttactttgttgtcttgtattttatgaagatatatttttTAGTTACTTGAGGAACAAGTAGCTGTATCAGAAGGGTTtgatttgtgggttgttatttgttgaaacaatcttttaTAAAAGATTGGTTTTCTATCTTCacgtttgaattttgcaacaatatcttggagattcagttttgatttgttgctgCATTTTGTTACTTCAGCCCTAGCAAACCTTATTGTCCAAGCCACCGCTGTTGAAGTCTATTAAAGGAcaaagacctaaagcttgaagacgaccgaagctaatagagagattaagtgttttaggattgttattgttcttttttctttgtttcttgtgATCATattttgctcactgattctataaagcaaggttATGATCTGTGTTGTTTGCATctgcaaactctgattgttgattgtcaGTTACTAGTCACtgaggcagtgattgagaggaagtgagaggggctctcatacttaggttgatttggaagtgaactatgaactgtggtgttcatgagtgtctgtaattcctgaatcttgagatagttgatttcctttctttgggtgaaaaccctccagacgtaggtgaagtttttcactgaactgggttaacaattcttgtgtcttgtttacttgTGTTTAATTACTGCTGTTACTGTTAGTCGATTGTTGAAcctgttgtcccagcatcgtgtaggacatTTGGTCCAAGGGAACCTGAATTTCATAACTAATATTGCCCAGCGGGCTAGCTTTTAATGAAAGTTTGTTGCAATTTTATTCTTCCTTCTTCTATTCATCGCCCTGCCGCGTTTCATTCTTTGGCGCCTATTTTACGATTTAAGTTTGAgtttcgtgtagcgattttaactgtgtgccaaagaaaactaggactttcgctcagCTTTGAATTGAGACTTCGTTCACCGCATATTTCCCGTATGATCAAGTATGGCCTTGCCAGTTATGTCCTAGTGAGGACTTACAGTAGCTGGGGTACtaatggccatgtgggttgctCGAGACTTAGCCTCGTTTTgaatgctcgcccatatttcggggaggattttgctcgcccatatttcggggaggcttttggGATACGAAGCTTACCCGCACACATTGCCAACGAGTGATCAacggttcgcgccggactttccggagcgatcctcacacatcaaggtcgtgttgggatcgccaccttcagggaatttttcccaccgggcgactgTTATAATTCAGTTTttgagttaggagtattgctgagaatatccttttgtatttaatttgtaaaaatgtttttaaattttgagggatgcctcattagaAAACTtcgtggtggagaaaaagagtgcatctttatttttgtcctaaTCCCTGCTTTTCCTCGCTGCGCCCTTGCTCTCGTCATTGGCCCTTGATCAGAGCACCACGCCAAACACCCCATCCTTCAGACCTGATGTGCTCGCTTCCTCCTCTTGGCCTTTGCGAGGATAGTTACCTCGCCAGACCGCCCCATGATAAAGAGGATCTTCATCTAACTCGCCCATTTGCTTGTTGCGCTTAGCTAGCCCTGAAGGCTTAAAAATCACCGATCCCTTTTCCTTGCTCTCGCGGCGGTGCGCTCGGCCTCGTTTTCCTACCTTCTCCGGTTTGCCTCGGGGTTGCTCAAATGTTCTCCATCCGCTTCGCTCAATGCCACCCTGGTTTAGATTCATTCGAACCACATCTTGCGTCACCACTCCCTTTTCTCTGTTCTTCTCTTGGCTCGTGCTTAAAAGAGTCGGCTTCCTAATCCTGGGATCTTTCTGACTCCAAttaaagaggtcaaaattgtctTCCACCAGTTTCTCTAGGCGCCTCTCTTGACTAGtcgtgagcctgggctcaatcGCCAGCACTCCCCTGCTAAATTTGTACATTTCCAAGTCCTCGATTATGTTCGCCTAGCGTTCCTCCGCCTGGGCGTCAGTGAACTGCCCATCTCTTCCCGTCCTACCATCTAACCTTCCCTGACCTTGGCTGCTCCTTAGTTTCTCACTCTTTCGAGCAACCATCTGCTCCAATCTCCCTGCGCCGCTTCGCCCCCGACCCTGAAAACCCTACTGGCCTTGACCACCTTCCAAGATCTCGATCTCGTGACATCTTTGTCCATCACTGGCTCCCTTCTTCCCATACAAACTAAGACAATTATTATAGAATTCTCTCGCCCTCCGCTGATCGACCAAGATTTTCCCCACCTTACCACAGATTAGTGGGTACTTCACCGCTAGGTGAGCCATTGAAATTACTGCGCAGAGACGATTTAGCGTGTTCCGCCCGATGATGACATTGTACGATGCCACAACCTGCAATACCAAATACCTTACACGCAAAAGCTTGGCGTTCTCGTCAATTCCAAAAATTGTATCTAAGTCCAAGTAGCCACGCACCCAAACCTGTTCTCCCGAGAAGCCTACCAGAGTCCCAGTATACGGCATCAGGTCCTTATCTGTTAATCCCAACTACTCGAAcgcattgaaggtatgaaaaacggtagaaaggggggggtttgaataaagttttcaagataaaacttccaccttaaagattttggcaaatctttcgaaacaaactatgtgctaaagataagagatagaaaagcacacaaggattttatcctggttcacttgataaatcactcaagctaatccagtccacccgttaaggtgatttcttccttcttagaatgaaggcaatccactaatcaggtatgtgttacaactgcacttgaaacctacaagtgactaacaatacactgacttagctcacactaagattcactctcttagtcttctctaggatccgatcaaccttgatctcctaaaggcaaactatataactgtatatgaagttcttgtttacaaagaaaatgcttctaaaaagcttatagtaaacacaatgaatttcaagatgaaagaaagcttagaaggatttgaatatttattgtgtgtgtgtgaatgcttctagccgcttctttcaatcttcagcctctatttatactccaaggattagggttgaacattgcatggaaatgctaccgttggagggaagttctggaaattccagcttctactg from Lotus japonicus ecotype B-129 chromosome 2, LjGifu_v1.2 includes:
- the LOC130736136 gene encoding uncharacterized protein LOC130736136, which encodes MCPFMLKEREIGSDVLECKEVVALIEKAGLMKTILKVGRCYEKLVREFLVNLSVEVGLPESVEFRKVFVRAKCVEFSPDVINKALGRSVVEFIDEELSLDVVAKEITAGQDKKWPTKKLLSTGTLSVKYAILNRIGAVNWVPTQHTSGVSTGLARLIYKVGTSTDFDFGSFLFEQTLKHADTCAGKLPISFPSLLIEVILQQHPEIIKADEVPLPKGVPITLDQRLFMEPHVIDIAVPFSMTSAPASVSDSGNKAIIAELMDVSKVLHETIRISTARKLKVYVSLLKLQEEEGQEGEPSGAATAPQDASAEEEGESEESIKETEGDSSSED